In the Candidatus Electrothrix rattekaaiensis genome, one interval contains:
- a CDS encoding universal stress protein: protein MKRFKNILLVFNESTQNKATIEQAKDLCKRNQTRLTVVNVVEDVLHAGDLEPTPEVLSSLRSHDLEIRKRDLEQFVEPVRQEGIQVATKVITGTPFLQIIREVLRFKHDLVIMTADGNGGLRERVFCSTSMHLMRKSPCPVWVVKPDHSGHYARILAAVDPDSDKQKNELAIKIMDLATSKALCYNAELHIVNAWTLYGESLLTHGRAQIPPTELEKLLRRTESEHKDALDKLLSRYDLEKLQHKIHFLKGEAKNIIPALAEQNNIGLIVMGTVGRTGVPGFFIGNTAENVLNQVNSSVMAVKPEGFVTPVKLDE, encoded by the coding sequence ATGAAACGTTTTAAGAACATTCTATTGGTTTTTAATGAAAGCACGCAGAACAAAGCGACGATTGAACAAGCTAAAGACCTCTGCAAACGAAATCAGACGCGCCTGACAGTTGTTAATGTTGTTGAAGACGTGTTACATGCAGGAGACTTGGAGCCAACCCCGGAAGTGTTATCCTCATTGCGCTCGCATGACCTTGAGATTCGCAAGCGAGACCTGGAGCAATTCGTTGAACCTGTTCGGCAGGAGGGTATTCAAGTAGCAACAAAAGTGATTACAGGTACACCGTTTCTACAAATCATTCGAGAAGTACTGCGCTTTAAACACGATCTGGTCATTATGACCGCCGACGGGAATGGTGGTTTAAGAGAACGTGTATTTTGTAGTACCTCCATGCACTTGATGCGTAAATCTCCCTGCCCGGTGTGGGTGGTCAAACCGGATCATTCTGGTCACTACGCCCGCATCCTGGCGGCAGTGGACCCCGATTCTGACAAACAAAAAAACGAACTGGCCATCAAAATTATGGACTTGGCCACTTCTAAGGCTCTGTGCTATAACGCTGAACTACACATTGTCAACGCCTGGACCTTGTATGGGGAATCTCTTTTAACGCACGGACGTGCCCAGATTCCACCGACTGAATTAGAAAAGTTGTTGCGCCGAACCGAAAGCGAGCACAAAGATGCGTTGGATAAACTGCTGTCCAGATATGACCTGGAAAAGCTACAACACAAAATCCATTTCCTGAAAGGCGAAGCCAAAAATATTATTCCCGCCTTAGCTGAACAAAACAACATTGGTTTGATTGTAATGGGCACAGTGGGTCGCACCGGTGTTCCCGGTTTTTTCATCGGAAATACCGCTGAGAATGTGCTCAATCAGGTAAACAGCTCGGTGATGGCCGTTAAACCCGAAGGATTTGTCACTCCGGTCAAACTGGATGAATAA
- a CDS encoding transposase: protein MPRHPRFVLVGHPQHVIIRGNNREPIFYTDEDYRFYLEKLQAACEKHTCDVHAYVLMTNHVHLLITPHEKDGISKTMQMIGRYYVQYFNHTYQRTGTLWEGRYKATLIDSEQYALTCYRYIEMNPVRAEMVNHPAEYPWSSYRMNALGKHDNMVTPHPLYQALAETPEKRREMYRSFFDQQLDETSLKEIREATNKAWVLGSACFKEKIEVRINRQMTPKQKGGDRKSEEYRQKINRV from the coding sequence ATGCCTCGCCATCCTCGTTTCGTTTTAGTCGGCCACCCCCAGCATGTAATTATACGCGGAAACAACCGAGAACCGATATTCTACACCGATGAAGATTACCGGTTTTATCTGGAAAAATTACAGGCAGCCTGCGAAAAACACACCTGTGATGTTCATGCCTATGTCCTGATGACCAACCATGTTCACCTCCTGATCACACCCCATGAAAAGGATGGCATCTCTAAAACCATGCAGATGATCGGTCGCTATTATGTGCAATATTTCAATCACACCTATCAGCGTACAGGGACATTATGGGAAGGCCGCTATAAAGCGACTCTTATCGACAGCGAACAATATGCCCTCACCTGTTATCGCTATATAGAAATGAATCCGGTACGGGCAGAGATGGTCAATCACCCCGCCGAGTACCCTTGGTCCAGTTATCGCATGAATGCTTTGGGAAAACATGATAATATGGTTACTCCCCACCCTCTTTATCAGGCCTTGGCAGAGACCCCGGAGAAACGAAGGGAAATGTACAGATCCTTCTTTGATCAGCAACTGGATGAGACTTCACTCAAAGAAATTCGGGAGGCGACCAATAAAGCATGGGTACTGGGAAGTGCTTGTTTTAAGGAAAAGATAGAAGTAAGGATCAATCGTCAAATGACTCCTAAGCAGAAAGGCGGCGATAGAAAATCAGAGGAATATCGTCAAAAAATCAATCGAGTCTGA
- a CDS encoding ParA family protein: MKYGVWNNKGGVGKTFLSFILGVEYAHAHPDKKIILVDMCPQANLSEIVLGGNGKGSANLLKILSKGEERKTVGGYLDSRISSPHEKTGDETSFLLHLEDYNNELPSNLFLICGDPSLEIQAQVISQIGGQTLPVNAWKNVRYWLSDLIQACSRKIGQEQTMVLIDCNPSFSAYTELAMIACDRLIIPCSSDGSSARAIDNVASLLYGFGVSTEYIPVNFSTKTTDFDIPLPLIHAVILNRSTQYNKKASKAFEAMFNAIKENVITFQKNDSTRFVNGRAIFREMPDSHSVAIVCSHYGRPLYKVTPGKYKVHDANPQVNPGPLERYKDNVKELLATL; the protein is encoded by the coding sequence ATGAAATACGGGGTATGGAACAATAAAGGTGGTGTTGGAAAAACATTTCTATCCTTTATCTTAGGTGTAGAATATGCTCATGCTCACCCAGACAAAAAGATAATTCTGGTGGATATGTGTCCTCAAGCCAATCTTTCAGAGATTGTTTTAGGAGGAAACGGAAAAGGAAGTGCCAACCTTTTAAAAATACTATCAAAAGGAGAAGAGAGGAAAACTGTAGGAGGGTATCTAGACTCAAGAATTTCATCTCCGCATGAAAAAACCGGTGACGAGACATCGTTTTTACTTCACCTTGAAGATTACAATAATGAACTTCCCTCAAATCTATTCTTAATTTGCGGCGATCCAAGCTTAGAAATACAGGCACAGGTTATTAGCCAAATCGGTGGGCAAACATTACCAGTTAATGCGTGGAAAAACGTAAGGTATTGGCTAAGTGATCTAATACAAGCCTGTTCTAGAAAAATCGGCCAAGAACAAACTATGGTGCTGATTGACTGCAATCCAAGTTTTTCTGCATATACTGAACTTGCAATGATAGCTTGTGATCGTTTAATTATACCATGCTCAAGTGATGGCTCTTCTGCTAGAGCTATTGACAATGTTGCATCATTACTTTACGGCTTTGGGGTTTCCACTGAATATATACCGGTTAATTTTTCAACAAAAACTACTGATTTTGACATTCCGCTACCTCTTATCCATGCCGTTATATTGAATCGTTCAACTCAATATAACAAAAAAGCAAGTAAAGCATTCGAGGCGATGTTTAATGCAATCAAAGAAAATGTTATAACCTTTCAAAAAAATGATAGCACTCGATTTGTAAATGGAAGAGCTATTTTCAGGGAAATGCCTGACAGTCATTCTGTAGCTATTGTATGTTCTCATTATGGAAGACCATTATATAAAGTTACACCGGGAAAGTATAAAGTACATGATGCAAATCCACAGGTAAATCCAGGCCCTCTCGAACGATATAAAGATAATGTTAAAGAATTACTTGCAACCCTATAA
- a CDS encoding alpha-2-macroglobulin yields the protein MKTTLRAVPFLFLLLTVFFSGSVRAKEYRLETLEKESRKFAPSYTAKGNLPPKPQEADLLSRAADIMVTEGQCAAAIPLYRQAALFSGQPDANLWLALTKANSCAEKWPQASQSGWLAYRAADNDNLRAAALSLAGAALENRTTAYHNWTPVAVDLYERLNTLKSTNENAEKLARLRIKQNEDRKLLIQSYTANTESGHPRLCIGVNDELINPDQAHYGDYVRISPAINATFFTEYRKLCIGGASYGTTYEVTLRKGLKGKNRELMDTAVFTITTGHSAPLLWFNQNDYILADASGAVGLHTINVHKVKLRLYRIHERNILGEFVSNAFRRKLNEYELETVRDREGELVWQGVADITAAEDEKTVSDLALPEESIAAPGLYILIAEDDNTAPKRWQGFAGQWLVRTDIGLTSYQGNDGLTVMARSLATALPLAGIEVVLSARNNTPLSRLTTDENGLVRFAPGLLRGKGGQAAVQLASADSRYGFTFLQLQQAPFDFSDRGVGGRAAPGPVDAFVYTERGIYRPGETVHVVALVRDELGRAIDAPPLTLRLKGPNAKVKLERILTPDAAGGYTETINLPTSARSGSWTAALYIDVEEKPVGQVGFLVKSFKPPRLDARLEAKGVLTPEQGAEAAVQADYLYGSPGSDLRVQARMSLQYDPHPFADFAGFFFGRAGEEPGIADIEIPDIRTDAQGHGILSLQLNGQQETTRQPLKAVVHAEVMDIDGRTVAATAGVPVWHLPEYLGVQPDFTDEQVQADSTAKFSVIALDSKGQPQQQGAFGYRLVREEIDYQWFQKGGTWGYERMVRDHEEARDQLTWKKTGPIPLALPVTQGTYRLELVNKDTELVTAFRFTAGEQLIGTSDTPDAVRVELDRQQYQVGDTATLIIKSPYPGQASLILANSSIHDVRNISLTEGEDSLEIPVKADWGAGVYALVTVYRPGKGQPKGADRAVGLVWLNVDPAAQRLQVAIKTPDKIRPRQTLQVPVEIKEAAPNEAVHLTLAAVDDGVLRLTNFVSPDPLVWFFNKQQLGLEIRDLYGQLIAPPESKPLILRTGAGENGLRGAPDSNIKVVSLFSGVVQAGEDGTALVPLEIPDFNGRLRLMTVVWSRDKLGAASRDMQVNDPVVVSPALPRYLAQGDESSIQLLLENIDGPAGEYSITWTAEGAVTMETETEMGTEGGDNPITIALEPGKRKNLRFPVQADKIGAGSLHVQVKGPEDYSYSGDFPLNVRGKYLPTLERRSSRLDPGESVILNKETLSGLFPETAKVALSISSSPNLDVPGLLGQLDRYPYGCLEQLTSRAMPLLSANLLAKRFAAPLDKELPGRVQEAIDRILQKQRGDGSFSLWSDSGSVAPWLSAYALDFLSRSQEKGYVVPEYFYRKGMQWLINTVKNANNPQVQDLAPLTYAHWVLARTGQGRHEDARYLFDTWFQKIPSPLAKAQLSGALALLGDRSRAIKGLKAAIDQANGDPGSTWRNYGSRLRDLAGIIHIIAESGTKEVDPAPAWQELTRLFAQEKYLSTQEQAWLIMASLTLEPSSPLELNIAEKAPAQAAKEEKEQPEKKKPSLLARIKAALSFGSSEPLEAEVPATPQDEEKEQPKPKTPNSTFFALQRDGNALLSNPVTITNNGDKAVWLVTTLQGSPIKAPEPMENGFTIFREWYNTAGEPMPVDAIQQGELMVVTLQGEVKTGSDFQALLVDLLPAGFEIERPITEQDTAFSWLKNQLTGNLYVDARDDRFVAAFATKFLPRVNGNKKMSRFRSAYLVRAVTPGIYTLPPAEVEAMYRPEYRARSGVGTVIVSGTE from the coding sequence ATGAAAACGACTCTCCGTGCAGTACCTTTCCTGTTTCTCCTCCTGACGGTGTTCTTTTCCGGATCAGTCCGGGCCAAAGAATATCGTCTTGAAACCTTGGAGAAAGAATCCCGCAAGTTTGCCCCAAGCTACACAGCCAAGGGCAACCTGCCCCCGAAGCCGCAGGAGGCGGATCTCCTGAGTCGGGCTGCGGACATCATGGTCACGGAAGGACAATGCGCTGCCGCCATCCCTCTGTACCGACAGGCCGCCCTGTTTTCCGGTCAACCGGATGCTAATCTCTGGCTGGCCCTGACCAAGGCGAACAGCTGCGCCGAAAAATGGCCCCAGGCAAGTCAGAGCGGCTGGCTGGCCTATCGGGCAGCCGATAATGACAACCTCCGGGCAGCCGCCCTCTCTCTGGCCGGAGCGGCTCTGGAAAACCGCACCACCGCCTACCATAACTGGACTCCGGTTGCGGTTGATCTCTATGAACGGCTCAATACGCTGAAGAGCACCAACGAGAATGCGGAAAAGCTGGCCCGTCTGCGCATCAAGCAGAACGAGGACAGGAAGCTGCTGATTCAAAGTTACACGGCAAATACCGAATCCGGTCATCCCAGACTCTGTATCGGAGTAAATGATGAGCTGATCAACCCGGATCAGGCTCATTACGGCGATTATGTGCGGATCTCCCCGGCCATCAACGCTACCTTCTTTACAGAGTACCGAAAGCTCTGCATCGGTGGCGCATCCTACGGCACCACCTATGAGGTCACCCTGCGCAAGGGTCTGAAAGGGAAAAATAGAGAACTCATGGACACGGCGGTTTTCACCATTACTACCGGGCATAGTGCGCCGCTGCTCTGGTTCAACCAGAACGACTACATCCTGGCAGATGCCTCCGGGGCTGTGGGCCTGCATACGATAAACGTGCATAAGGTGAAACTGCGCCTCTACCGTATTCATGAGCGCAATATCCTGGGTGAGTTTGTCAGCAACGCCTTTCGGCGCAAACTCAATGAATACGAGCTGGAGACCGTCCGGGACAGAGAGGGCGAGCTGGTCTGGCAGGGCGTGGCAGATATTACGGCTGCTGAGGACGAGAAAACCGTCAGCGATCTGGCCCTGCCCGAGGAGAGTATTGCCGCTCCGGGTCTCTATATCCTCATTGCCGAGGACGACAACACCGCTCCGAAACGCTGGCAGGGGTTCGCCGGTCAATGGCTGGTCAGAACCGATATCGGCCTGACTTCCTATCAGGGCAATGACGGCCTGACCGTTATGGCCCGCAGTCTGGCAACCGCTCTGCCCCTTGCCGGAATCGAGGTGGTTCTCTCTGCCCGCAACAATACTCCGCTGTCCCGTCTGACCACGGACGAAAACGGCTTGGTTCGTTTTGCTCCCGGCTTGCTACGTGGCAAGGGGGGACAGGCCGCTGTTCAGCTGGCCTCTGCGGACAGCCGATACGGCTTCACCTTTTTGCAGCTTCAACAGGCTCCTTTTGACTTCAGTGATCGGGGCGTGGGCGGACGGGCCGCTCCCGGCCCGGTGGATGCCTTTGTCTATACCGAGCGGGGAATCTATCGCCCCGGCGAAACCGTGCATGTGGTGGCCCTGGTTCGGGACGAATTAGGCCGGGCCATAGATGCCCCGCCCCTGACCCTGCGCCTCAAAGGCCCCAATGCCAAGGTCAAGCTGGAACGCATCCTCACGCCGGATGCCGCTGGCGGCTATACCGAGACCATCAACCTGCCTACCTCAGCCCGTTCCGGTTCCTGGACAGCAGCCCTCTATATAGATGTGGAAGAAAAACCCGTGGGTCAGGTCGGCTTTCTGGTCAAATCCTTTAAACCGCCCCGTCTGGATGCCCGGCTGGAGGCGAAAGGCGTTCTCACCCCCGAGCAGGGAGCCGAGGCCGCAGTGCAGGCCGATTATCTCTACGGTTCACCCGGCTCGGACCTGCGGGTTCAGGCCCGGATGAGCCTTCAGTATGATCCTCATCCCTTTGCCGACTTTGCCGGTTTCTTTTTCGGCAGGGCGGGTGAAGAACCGGGTATCGCTGATATCGAGATCCCGGACATCAGAACAGATGCTCAAGGACACGGTATCCTGTCCCTCCAGCTGAACGGACAGCAGGAGACCACCCGCCAGCCGCTCAAGGCCGTGGTTCACGCCGAGGTCATGGATATCGACGGCAGAACCGTTGCCGCGACCGCCGGAGTTCCGGTATGGCATCTGCCCGAATACCTGGGTGTGCAGCCGGACTTCACGGATGAGCAGGTTCAGGCCGACAGCACGGCGAAGTTTTCCGTCATTGCTCTGGACAGCAAGGGCCAACCGCAGCAGCAGGGCGCATTCGGCTACCGGCTTGTCCGGGAGGAGATTGATTACCAGTGGTTTCAGAAAGGCGGTACCTGGGGCTACGAGCGGATGGTTCGTGATCACGAAGAGGCACGGGATCAGCTCACCTGGAAGAAGACCGGCCCGATACCCCTTGCCCTGCCCGTTACCCAAGGTACGTATCGGCTGGAGCTGGTCAATAAGGATACAGAACTGGTCACAGCCTTTCGTTTTACAGCTGGCGAACAGCTCATCGGCACAAGCGACACCCCGGATGCGGTCAGGGTGGAGCTGGATCGGCAGCAATATCAGGTCGGCGATACGGCCACGCTGATCATCAAATCCCCCTATCCGGGGCAGGCAAGTTTGATCCTGGCCAACAGTTCCATTCACGATGTGCGCAATATCTCCCTTACAGAGGGAGAGGACAGCCTGGAGATCCCGGTCAAGGCAGACTGGGGCGCAGGCGTTTATGCCCTGGTCACGGTCTACCGACCGGGTAAAGGCCAGCCGAAAGGCGCGGATCGGGCCGTGGGACTGGTCTGGCTCAATGTTGATCCGGCGGCCCAACGTTTGCAGGTCGCCATCAAAACCCCGGACAAGATCCGGCCCCGTCAGACCTTGCAGGTGCCGGTGGAAATCAAAGAGGCCGCTCCCAATGAAGCGGTCCACCTGACCCTGGCCGCAGTGGATGACGGTGTTCTCCGCCTGACCAATTTTGTCTCGCCCGATCCGCTGGTCTGGTTCTTTAACAAGCAGCAGTTAGGTCTGGAAATCCGGGATCTGTACGGCCAGCTGATCGCCCCGCCGGAAAGCAAACCCCTTATCCTGCGCACCGGTGCCGGAGAGAACGGGCTGCGCGGCGCCCCGGATTCCAATATCAAGGTGGTCTCCCTCTTTTCCGGGGTGGTTCAGGCCGGGGAGGACGGCACGGCCCTGGTTCCTCTGGAGATCCCTGATTTCAACGGCAGGCTCCGCCTGATGACCGTGGTCTGGTCACGGGATAAGCTGGGGGCGGCCAGCCGCGATATGCAGGTCAATGATCCGGTGGTGGTCTCCCCTGCCCTGCCCCGTTATCTGGCCCAGGGCGATGAGTCGAGTATTCAGCTGCTTTTGGAGAATATCGACGGCCCGGCTGGCGAGTACAGCATCACCTGGACCGCAGAAGGTGCGGTGACGATGGAAACAGAAACAGAGATGGGGACGGAGGGAGGAGACAATCCAATCACTATCGCTCTGGAACCGGGTAAACGAAAGAACCTGCGCTTCCCGGTGCAGGCGGATAAGATCGGCGCAGGCAGCCTCCATGTCCAGGTCAAGGGGCCGGAAGACTACAGCTATAGCGGAGATTTCCCGCTCAATGTTCGCGGAAAATATCTGCCCACCCTGGAACGCCGTTCCAGCAGGCTTGATCCCGGCGAGTCCGTTATCCTGAATAAAGAGACCCTCAGCGGTTTGTTCCCGGAAACCGCCAAGGTGGCTCTGAGTATCTCCAGCTCGCCCAACTTGGACGTGCCCGGCTTATTAGGCCAGCTTGACCGCTACCCCTACGGCTGCCTGGAGCAGCTCACCAGCCGGGCCATGCCCCTGCTTTCCGCCAATCTGCTGGCAAAACGCTTTGCCGCGCCGCTGGATAAGGAGTTACCCGGCAGGGTCCAGGAGGCTATTGACCGTATTCTCCAGAAACAACGGGGCGACGGCAGCTTTTCCCTGTGGTCGGACAGCGGCAGCGTTGCGCCCTGGCTTTCCGCCTATGCCCTGGATTTCCTCAGTCGATCCCAGGAAAAGGGCTATGTGGTGCCGGAGTATTTTTATAGAAAAGGGATGCAATGGCTAATCAATACGGTCAAGAACGCCAATAATCCCCAGGTGCAGGATTTGGCTCCCCTCACTTATGCCCACTGGGTGCTGGCCCGGACCGGACAGGGCCGACATGAGGATGCCCGTTATCTCTTTGACACCTGGTTTCAGAAGATCCCTTCACCGCTGGCCAAGGCCCAGCTTTCCGGTGCTCTGGCCCTGTTAGGGGATCGCAGTCGGGCAATCAAGGGGCTGAAGGCAGCTATAGACCAAGCAAACGGCGATCCCGGCTCTACTTGGCGAAACTACGGATCGCGGCTCCGTGATCTGGCAGGTATCATCCATATCATTGCTGAATCCGGGACCAAGGAAGTGGATCCTGCCCCGGCCTGGCAGGAGTTGACCCGGCTCTTTGCTCAGGAGAAATACCTGTCCACCCAGGAACAGGCATGGCTGATCATGGCCTCACTGACCTTGGAGCCGAGCAGTCCCCTTGAGCTGAATATTGCGGAAAAGGCCCCTGCTCAAGCCGCGAAGGAAGAAAAAGAGCAGCCGGAAAAAAAGAAACCTTCCTTGCTCGCCAGGATCAAAGCTGCCCTGAGCTTTGGCAGCAGCGAACCCCTGGAAGCCGAAGTTCCGGCAACTCCTCAGGACGAGGAAAAAGAGCAGCCCAAGCCGAAAACGCCGAACAGCACCTTCTTTGCCCTGCAACGAGACGGGAACGCGCTGCTGAGCAACCCGGTCACCATCACCAATAATGGCGATAAGGCGGTCTGGCTGGTCACCACTCTGCAAGGTTCACCCATTAAAGCACCTGAGCCGATGGAAAACGGCTTCACGATTTTCCGGGAATGGTACAACACCGCAGGAGAACCCATGCCGGTGGATGCGATCCAACAGGGGGAGCTTATGGTGGTGACCCTTCAGGGTGAGGTGAAGACCGGGTCCGACTTCCAGGCCCTGCTGGTTGACCTGCTGCCTGCGGGCTTTGAAATCGAACGGCCCATTACCGAGCAGGATACGGCCTTCAGCTGGCTCAAGAATCAGCTCACCGGCAACCTGTATGTGGATGCGCGGGATGATCGCTTTGTGGCGGCCTTTGCCACCAAATTTCTGCCCAGGGTCAACGGGAACAAGAAGATGAGCAGGTTCCGGTCAGCCTATCTGGTCCGGGCGGTCACGCCGGGCATCTATACCCTGCCTCCGGCGGAGGTTGAGGCCATGTATCGACCCGAGTATCGCGCTCGAAGCGGGGTTGGCACGGTTATCGTGAGCGGGACGGAGTGA
- a CDS encoding nitroreductase → MDTLTCITNRRSIRAFQEKPVPQDLLREIIATACWSPSYKNTQPWQIMVVSGAKKEGLSQMMIDLLDKGIQASPDLPAPASWPKAEQARIDYLMAKRQELTGMDLSDPAIITRAKKANFSFYGAPHAIYLYQDSSLSSWSLFDLGLFAQTLMLAAQAKGLGTVPQGFATDYAQQVKEYLGIPTDKRLVLGISIGYPDMTAPVNSYRTERSPVEEVASFVE, encoded by the coding sequence ATGGACACCCTCACCTGCATTACCAACCGGCGCAGTATCCGCGCCTTCCAAGAGAAACCGGTTCCCCAGGACTTACTGAGAGAGATCATTGCCACGGCCTGCTGGAGTCCTTCGTATAAGAACACCCAGCCTTGGCAGATCATGGTGGTCTCCGGGGCAAAAAAGGAAGGTCTTTCGCAGATGATGATTGATTTGCTGGACAAAGGCATCCAGGCCAGCCCAGATCTTCCTGCACCTGCATCGTGGCCCAAAGCAGAACAGGCCCGTATTGATTACTTAATGGCGAAACGCCAAGAACTCACAGGTATGGATCTGAGTGACCCGGCAATAATTACCAGGGCCAAGAAGGCCAACTTCTCCTTTTACGGGGCCCCCCATGCCATCTATCTGTATCAGGACAGTTCCCTGTCTTCTTGGTCGCTGTTCGATCTCGGTCTCTTTGCCCAGACCCTGATGTTGGCTGCTCAGGCCAAAGGATTAGGCACAGTGCCCCAGGGCTTTGCCACGGACTATGCCCAGCAGGTCAAGGAATACCTGGGTATTCCGACGGATAAGCGGTTAGTTCTCGGAATATCTATAGGCTATCCGGATATGACAGCCCCGGTCAACAGCTACCGGACTGAACGCAGCCCGGTGGAAGAGGTTGCCAGCTTTGTAGAATAA